The nucleotide sequence CTTGGTGATACCAAGCCATTTCTGGTTCAAGTTGCCAAAATTCAGTAAGGTGACGACGAGTCTTTGACTTTTCAGCTCTAAATGTTGGGCCTAAGGTATAAATTTTACCAAGAGCCATGGCACCAGCTTCACCGTAAAGCTGACCAGTTTGTGAGAGGTAGGCATTTTTGCCAAAGTAGTCAGTTTCGAATAGTTCAGTGGTTCCTTCAGGAGCTGATCCTGTAAGGATTGGGGCGTCAAATTTGGTAAATCCTTCTTTATAGAAGAATTCGTTAGCAGCGTGGAGAACTTCGTTTCTGATTTTCATAATCGCGTTTGGTCTTGTTGAACGCAACCAAAGGTGACGATGGTCTAACAGAAAGTCGATTCCGTGTTCCTTAGGTGTGATTGGGTAGTCTTCACTTTCGCCAACGACTTCAAAGTCAGTGATTTGAATTTCGTAACCAAAGTGTGAACGACTATCTTCATGGATTTCACCAATAACGTATAAACTTGTTTCTTGGCGAAGTTCCTTGGCTTCGGTGAACTTTTCTTCACCGATACCGTTTTTTAAAACAACTCCCTGGAAAAATCCAGAGCCATCACGAAGTTGTAGAAAGGCAATCTTTCCACTGCTTCGTTTATTAGTTACCCAAACACCAATCTTAACCGTTTCATTGACGTGTTTCGGTGAGTCAATGATTCTAATGGTTTCCAAAAAAATTCCTCCTATAAAATGTGGATGCCAGCAGCTTCACATTTTTCAATCATTTCATCTGGCCAAATACTTGCTTGGACTTCACCAACGTGAGCCTTACCAAGTAATAACATACATAGACGGGATTGACCGATTCCTCCACCAATTGTATAGGGAAGTTCTTCATTCATCAATGTTTTATGGTATGGCAATGAAAGTCGATCTTCTGCACCAGCCATTTTAAGTTGTTTGGCCATTGATTCTGGACTTACACGAATACCCATACTTGAAACTTCAAGTGAGCGTTGAAGAGGTTCATACCAGAACAAGATGTCACCGTTTAAATCCCAGTCATCGTAGTCAGGGGCGCGGCCATCATGCTTCTTGCCATTCTTCATTGGGCCACCAATCTTCATTAGGAAGACACAGCCAAGCTCTTTACAAATGGCATCTTCACGAGCTTGACGATCTAGATCAGGATAGCGGTCTTCAAGTTCTTGGGTGGTTACGAAGTGAATTTCGTCTGGTAAGTGGTAAACAGCTTCTGGGTACTTGTACCAAACTTCGTGTTCCATATGCTTGATAACTTTAAAGATTTGGCGAACGGTAGCTTTTAGTGTTTCTTCGTTACGTTCTTCCTTCTTGATAACTTTTTCCCAGTCCCATTGGTCAACGTAGATTGAGTGAATGTTGTCTAAGTCTTCGTCCTTACGGATGGCGTTCATGTTAGTGTATAAACCAGTGTGCATGTCGAAGTTAAATCGCTTCAGTGCCCAACGTTTCCACTTAGCAAGTGAGTGAACAACTTCAATGGTTTCACCAGGAAGTTCTTTCATAGTAAATGAAACTGGAGTTTCCACACCGTTCAGGTTATCGTTCAATCCAGTTGAGTGCTTAACGAACATTGGAGCAGATAAACGAGAAAGGTTCATTTCCTTACCAAATTCGTCTTGGAAAGTTTCTCTGATGTAACGGATAGCTTCTTGAGTTGTCTTAACTGGTAATTTAGGATCGTAATCCTTTGGAATAATTAATTGCATAAGTTGTTGCTCCTTCAAATTTTTTATTTTTTTGGGAACAAAAAAAGCCTTTCGTCCCCATGTCAAGGGACGAAAGACTTTCGCGGTACCACCCAAGTTGCCTACAGAAAAAATAGGCCACCTCAATAAGAGCACTAACATGCTCCACCGAGGGTAACGTTCCGGTTTTACGTCTGCTCCTACTTGAGTCATTGCTGACTGGTTCAGACAGAAACTAGAAAGTGTTTTTCAGATATTTCAAGATCTTATCGGTTTTCCACTATCCCCGACTCACTGCAAGTTTGAAATAACTTACTCGTCTTTCTTTGCGTTTTTTAATGTTTCGAATTGACAAGTTAAAATTTAGCACAGTAATTTTTGGTTGTAAAGCATTAAAATTCAAAAAGTTTTTGCTGATGAATTAAATTTGAGTGTTTTTTTGAATCGTTTTTGGAAGATAAACCCCTGTTACAAAAGGATTTTGTAGGGTGTGTAAAAAAGTTGAAAATTCGGCATTTTTTTATTTGTGTAAGTGCTAAACTGAATGTTAATCACATAAAAGATTGGAGAACTTCTAATGACATTAGTCAGAATTAAGCACTTGCAGTCGCAATTACATAGTTTAAAAATTGATTGCTTAATCGTAACTGATCAATACAATGTTCAATACCTATCTGATTATGACGAGTTAGAGGGTGATGGCTGCCTGGTCGTCTCAGAATAGCAGGCAACGTTGATCACTGATGCTCGGTATGAAGAAGACTTGAAACAACAGTTAAATTCCGCCATTAGTCTAAGAATCACCAGAGATTACTATGGCGAAGCCAAGAGTGTAATTTCTGAATTAGGACTTAAATACGTTGGCTTTGAAGACACCGTTAGTTATCAAACATATGCTACTCTTAAAGAACTGTTTGGTAATGGTTTGCGTCCGTTGTCAGGAACCATTCAAAAATTAAGGGAAGTCAAAGATGAACAAGAAATTGCCATTCTTAAAAAATCTACTGAGTTAGCGGCTAACGGGTTTAAAGCCCTGTTAGAGTTTGTCCAGGTTGGTCAAACTGAACGGGAAGTTTCCAATTGGTTAAACAATTGGATGCTTGTCCATGGGGCTACCAAACCTAGTTTTGACACAATCGTTGCGAGTGGCTATCGGTCAGCACTTCCACATGGTTCCGCGACGGAAAAACGGATTGCAGACGGGGATATGGTTACTGTGGACTTTGGTTACTTCTATGAAGGTTATACTTCGGATGTTACCAGAACATTTGCGGTCGGAGATCCTGGTGAGAAGATGCGTGAAGTTTATGCAGTTGTCAAGCAGGCACAAGCAAACATGTTTACTGCAATCAAGTCAGGTGCTAACGGGCAAGAAGTTGATAAGGCTGGCCGAGATTATATAACCGAAAAAGGATTTGGCGATTATTACAACCATGGTAGTGGTCATGGAATCGGCTTAGAGATTCATGAAGGCCCTAATTTAGGTGCCCGATATGTTGATGAAATTTTGACTCCGGGCAATATTGTTACTGCAGAGCCTGGGGTGTACCTGCCTGAAATTGGTGGCGTGAGAATTGAAGATGATCTATTAGTAACGGAGAGTGGTAACGAAATTTTAACTGACGCTCCGAGAGATTTGATTATTTTATAGCTTAAAAGTCTCGTGGAGATTGGTTTCGAGCAAGTTGCTTAAATTAAAAACAAAAAAGTTTTATGAGAAACGTTGACATTTAATTAAAAGTTTTCTATACTTCGAGTCATCCATTAAAAATCTATTGAACAGGAGGTTATCGACATGCAAAAGATTAATATTCAAACTTCAATTATTAGCCGGCTGACGGTAATCTCAACAGTTCAAGATTTAGCCTTATTATTAAAGATGAAGGACCCGACTTTGATTATGGAATCTTAGGATTCCATAACAATCAACCAGTTGAGCCCTTATTTTGCATCTTTAATGATGAGGGCTTGCTGGAGAATATCCAAAACCTCATTCGTTAAAGAATGAGGTTTTTTTCTTGCCCAAAATCGTGAGGAGGGGAAAACCGGGCTACTAAAATTAATACTTAAACAACAGAAAGTGGGAGATTTTTATGAAGAGCACATATAAGAAGATTGCGTATATAATTTCAATGGCATTTATCGCGGTGATTTTTGCAGGATGTAGTACGGCAAAAACAAGTAGCAAGGGTAATCCGCAAACAGGTAACACAATTAAAATTGGTGAAAACATGGAGCTTTCAGGGGCTGCCGGTGGTTATGGTAACCAGATGAAACAAGGAATTAAGATGGCCGTTGATGAAATTAACAAACAAGGTGGAATCGATGTTAACGGTAAGAAGAAAAAGATCGATTTGAAGGTTAAAGATAACAAGACTTCAACCACCACATCTGCATCAGTTGCAGCTCAATTTGTTAATAATGACAAGGTAAACGCAATTGTCGGTACTGCAACAACAAACGCTGGAACGGCCCAGATTCCTAACATCACTAAGGCAGCAGTTCCCGCAATTAGTCCTTCAGCAACTGATCCAAACTTTACGTTGCAAAAGAATGGCCAGGTTCAACCATATGTATTTAGAGCATGTTACCAAAATAACTTCCAGGGGGGCACCGGAGCTAAGTTCATCTCAGACACTTTGAAGGCTAAACGGGTTGCGGTTCTTTATGATAACTCAACAGATTATGGAACTGGACTTGCTAAAGCATTCAAGAAGTCATTTAAGGGAACCATTGTTGATAGCCAAGCATATACAGAAGGCGATAAAGATTTCAATGCAATTTTGACATCATTCAAGCACAAGAAGATGGATGCAATTTACGTTCCTGGTTACTACACCGAAGTTGGTTTGATCGTTAAACAAGCTCGTCAAGCAGGAATGAACGTTCCAATCGTTGGTACTGATGGAATGGCTGATCCTAAGTTGGCACAGATTGCTGGTAACAAGAATGCTCATAACGTTTTCTACACCACGCCATTTTCAACTAAGGCGTCTACAAGCAACCCAGTTGCTAAGAAATTCATGGCAGCTTACGAAAAGAAGTACCACGCAGAAGCACCAACATTCTCAGCTCTTGCCTACGATTCAATCTACATGATCAAGCAAGCAATCGAAAACGAGAAGTCAGCAGACTCAACTAAGATTGCCGAGGGATTGAGCAAAATTAAGAACTTCAAGTGTGTTACTGGTAGTATCACCGTTAACAAACATCACGATCCAGAAAAGCCAATTGCCATTGAACAATTGACTAACGGCAAGGTTTCGAAGACTTACCAAGTTAAATAAGTAAGCCATCATGATGAGATTTAAAGGAGGAGAGAACAGTGCAGACATTTTTTCAACAAGTAATTAACGGACTGTCACTCGGCAGCATTTATGCACTACTAGCCCTCGGTTATACGATGGTTTATGGCATTATCAAACTGATCAACTTTGCCCACGGTGATATTTATATGTTAGGAGCCTTTTGGGGCTACTACGTGATCAATGCTTGGCACTTCAGCTTTATTGAGGCGTTGCTAAGCTCGATGGTAGTTGGTGCTGTAAGTGGGGTTGTGATTGAGTACTTTGCATACCGACCACTACGCCATGCACCAAGAATCACCGCCCTAATCACGGCGATTGGGGTATCGTTCCTCCTTGAAAATGGGATGTCATACCTATTTTCTTCAAACACTAGGGACTTTCCCCAAATTATTTCACAGCACAACTATGATATCGGGGGTGTCTTGATTTCAAACATCCAAATTTTGATTCTGGTCACTGCCTGCATCCTAATGATTTTGTTGCAGTTGATTATCAAGAAAACCAAGATGGGTAAAGCAATGCGAGCTGTGTCAGTCGATGCGGATGCAGCTGAAATGGTGGGAATCAACATTAACCGGACAATTTCATTCACCTTTGCACTAGGTTCAGCACTGGCTGGTGCTGCTGGTGTACTGATTGGCTTGTATTACAACTCAACCGACCCATTGATGGGAATGACACCAGGAATCAAAGCGTTTGTCGCCGCTGTTCTTGGTGGAATCGGTTCAGTCCCAGGGGCATCAGTTGGTGGTTTCTTGATTGGAATTTTGGAAACTTTGTTCCAGTCGATTGGGCTGTCAGCGTATAAAGATGCCGTTGTTTACGGTGTATTGATCATTATTTTGTTGGTACTCCCAGCCGGGATTTTTGGTAAGAACGTCAAGGAAAAAGTGTAGGTGAACTCGATGAAAGCAAATTGGAAAACAAATGTGGCGTGGTTGGCAATTATGGTTGCTGGCTTCTACTTAATGAACACTTTGATTTTAATTGGGGTCATCAACGCGTTTATTGAAAACATGTTGGTCACGATTGGAATTAACATTATTTTAGCAACTGGGTTGAACCTAATTATTGGCTTTGCAGGACAGTTTTCACTTGGTCATGCTGGTTTCATGGCCATTGGAGCGTACTCAACTGCCATCATTACAAGCAGTAATGAGAGCCCTGTGGGATTTTACATCTCGCTTGTGGTTGGAATCGGATTAACGATTATTGCTGCATTGATTGTGGGAATTCCAACTCTACGACTTCGTGGTGATTATCTAGCAATTGCGACGATGGGCGCCGCTGAAATCATCAGAATTATCATTAATAACCTCAAAATTACTGGTGGGGCATCCGGAATTTTTAACATCCCAGCGCTAGCATCTTGGCCAACCGTATACATTATGGTTTGTGTCACCACCATTATTATTTTGAACTTTATTAGAAGTCGTGGGGCCGAGCGGTTATGTCGGTTAGAGAAGATGAAATTGCGGCTGAAGCAATGGGAATTAATATTTTTAAGTGGAAGTTGGCAGCGTTTGTTCTGGGAGCTGCCACTGCAGCAATTGCAGGCTCACTTCATGCTTCGTATCTACAAACGATTGGTCCAAACGACTTTAACATCATGGCTTCAATTTCAATTCTGATCATTGTGGTTCTTGGTGGAGTTGGTAGTATCACTGGATCATTTTTAGCAGCAACAGTGCTTGGTGTGATTGACACCATTCTCCAAAACTTTGGCACGCTATGAATGGTAATCTACTCAATCGCTTTGATTGCTTTGATGGTATTTAAACCATCCGGACTACTTGGTACTTGGGAACTTTCCCTCACCAAGGTATTTCACCGCAATAAGAAGCGGGCAGAGGAGGCGTCAGAATGAGTAATTTGCTGAGAGTTGATAATATCATCAAAAACTTTGGTGGATTAACGGCTGTTTCTAACGTCTCGATGTATTTAAATAACGATGAGTTGGTTGCATTGATTGGGCCAAATGGAGCAGGAAAAACCACCTTGTTTAACCTATTAACTGGGGTAATTCCACCATCATCTGGTTCCATCGTTCTGACGGGGCGTGACGGTACTTATACTTTGAATAATTTGCCCGCCCACAAGGTTGCCAAGATGGGACTGTCGCGAACATTTCAAAATATTCGGCTCTTTAAGGAACTGTCAGTTTTGGAAAACGTAATGATTGCAATGACCAGCCGGTACAAGGAAGGGTTCGTGAGTTCGATTTTCAGAACACCAAAGTTTTATAAGACAGAAGTTGAGATGAAGAACGAAGCCATTGAGTTATTGAAAATATTTGAGCTCGATGATCAGCAAGAAACTAAGGCCAAGAACCTACCGTATGGGATTCAGCGCCGGCTGGAAATTGTGCGAGCGTTGGCAACCAAGCCCCAAATTTTATTTTTGGATGAACCAGCTGCGGGGATGAACCCCGAGTAAACTGCTGACCTGACAAGACTAATTCTTCAAGTCCAGAAAACCTTTCACATTACGGTTTTGTTGATTGAACATGATATGTCGCTGGTAATGAATGTGGCGCAACGAATTTACGTTTTAAATCATGGAGCACTACTGGCTTCTGGAACTCCAGAAGAAATTAAACATAATCAAGATGTCATTACGGCATATCTGGGAGAGGAGGCGTAGCGATGCTAAAAGTTGAGAATCTGAGTGTCAATTACGGAGTGATCAACGCAGTTAAGGATGTTTCCTTTGAAATCAATGAAGGGGAAATTGTTTCTCTAATTGGCGCTAACGGTGCTGGTAAGACAACTATCCTAAAAATAATTTCTGGACTTCTAAAGGCCAGGTCTGGATCAATTACATACCTTGGAAATAATATCCAAAAACAGAGTGCCCCCAAAATTGTTGCTGAAGG is from Lentilactobacillus curieae and encodes:
- the asnS gene encoding asparagine--tRNA ligase codes for the protein METIRIIDSPKHVNETVKIGVWVTNKRSSGKIAFLQLRDGSGFFQGVVLKNGIGEEKFTEAKELRQETSLYVIGEIHEDSRSHFGYEIQITDFEVVGESEDYPITPKEHGIDFLLDHRHLWLRSTRPNAIMKIRNEVLHAANEFFYKEGFTKFDAPILTGSAPEGTTELFETDYFGKNAYLSQTGQLYGEAGAMALGKIYTLGPTFRAEKSKTRRHLTEFWQLEPEMAWYHQDESLELQERMVAYLVQAVIDNCQSELKILDRDVEVLKKYTQLPYPRISYDDAIKLLQENGFDVKWGIDFGSPEETFLANHFDKPVFVMNYPKDIKAFYMQPHPTRDDLVVCADLLAPEGYGEIIGGSERSSDYDYILGRLKETGQDLSNYEWYLDLLRYGAVPHSGFGMGLERFLTWITLQDHLREVIPFPRMLNRLNP
- a CDS encoding M24 family metallopeptidase, with the translated sequence MSGTIQKLREVKDEQEIAILKKSTELAANGFKALLEFVQVGQTEREVSNWLNNWMLVHGATKPSFDTIVASGYRSALPHGSATEKRIADGDMVTVDFGYFYEGYTSDVTRTFAVGDPGEKMREVYAVVKQAQANMFTAIKSGANGQEVDKAGRDYITEKGFGDYYNHGSGHGIGLEIHEGPNLGARYVDEILTPGNIVTAEPGVYLPEIGGVRIEDDLLVTESGNEILTDAPRDLIIL
- the asnA gene encoding aspartate--ammonia ligase codes for the protein MQLIIPKDYDPKLPVKTTQEAIRYIRETFQDEFGKEMNLSRLSAPMFVKHSTGLNDNLNGVETPVSFTMKELPGETIEVVHSLAKWKRWALKRFNFDMHTGLYTNMNAIRKDEDLDNIHSIYVDQWDWEKVIKKEERNEETLKATVRQIFKVIKHMEHEVWYKYPEAVYHLPDEIHFVTTQELEDRYPDLDRQAREDAICKELGCVFLMKIGGPMKNGKKHDGRAPDYDDWDLNGDILFWYEPLQRSLEVSSMGIRVSPESMAKQLKMAGAEDRLSLPYHKTLMNEELPYTIGGGIGQSRLCMLLLGKAHVGEVQASIWPDEMIEKCEAAGIHIL
- a CDS encoding branched-chain amino acid ABC transporter permease; translation: MQTFFQQVINGLSLGSIYALLALGYTMVYGIIKLINFAHGDIYMLGAFWGYYVINAWHFSFIEALLSSMVVGAVSGVVIEYFAYRPLRHAPRITALITAIGVSFLLENGMSYLFSSNTRDFPQIISQHNYDIGGVLISNIQILILVTACILMILLQLIIKKTKMGKAMRAVSVDADAAEMVGININRTISFTFALGSALAGAAGVLIGLYYNSTDPLMGMTPGIKAFVAAVLGGIGSVPGASVGGFLIGILETLFQSIGLSAYKDAVVYGVLIIILLVLPAGIFGKNVKEKV
- a CDS encoding ABC transporter substrate-binding protein; translation: MKSTYKKIAYIISMAFIAVIFAGCSTAKTSSKGNPQTGNTIKIGENMELSGAAGGYGNQMKQGIKMAVDEINKQGGIDVNGKKKKIDLKVKDNKTSTTTSASVAAQFVNNDKVNAIVGTATTNAGTAQIPNITKAAVPAISPSATDPNFTLQKNGQVQPYVFRACYQNNFQGGTGAKFISDTLKAKRVAVLYDNSTDYGTGLAKAFKKSFKGTIVDSQAYTEGDKDFNAILTSFKHKKMDAIYVPGYYTEVGLIVKQARQAGMNVPIVGTDGMADPKLAQIAGNKNAHNVFYTTPFSTKASTSNPVAKKFMAAYEKKYHAEAPTFSALAYDSIYMIKQAIENEKSADSTKIAEGLSKIKNFKCVTGSITVNKHHDPEKPIAIEQLTNGKVSKTYQVK